The Cucumis melo cultivar AY chromosome 5, USDA_Cmelo_AY_1.0, whole genome shotgun sequence genome has a segment encoding these proteins:
- the LOC103485881 gene encoding uncharacterized protein LOC103485881 encodes MAGPSSAPSSASSSSASQFTYSNGSYFPLPFHLQQSAPAPAPPQYPSPYVAPPGPPPVPLPVAPVYPAPAPPPAVYTLPQYQQAQQLFQRDAQTITPEALESVKAALASSEIEHKAETKKKAIPRKAAGQSWEDPTLAEWPENDYRLFCGDLGNEVNDDVLSKAFSRFPSFNMARVVRDKRTGKTKGYGFVSFSNPTDLAGALKEMNGKYVGNRPIKLRKSNWKERTDYEALGRHKNHTQKKSKLPKKSILHK; translated from the exons ATGGCGGGTCCTTCCTCGGCTCCTTCATCAGCTTCTTCCTCTTCAGCTTCCCAATTTACGTATTCAAACGGTTCTTACTTCCCTTTACCTTTCCATCTCCAGCAGTCTGCTCCAGCGCCCGCACCCCCCCAGTATCCCTCTCCCTATGTCGCTCCTCCAGGTCCTCCGCCAGTTCCCCTGCCCGTCGCACCTGTTTATCCTGCTCCCGCTCCGCCTCCGGCGGTCTATACTCTCCCTCAGTACCAGCAG GCCCAACAATTGTTTCAAAGGGATGCTCAAACCATAACACCGGAAGCTCTTGAGAGTGTTAAAGCTGCTCTTGCAAGTAGTGAGATCGAGCATAAAgcagaaacaaaaaagaaagctATTCCTCGCAAAGCTGCCGGGCAATCTTGGGAGGATCCAACTCTTGCTGAGTGGCCTGAAA ATGATTACCGTCTATTTTGTGGTGATCTTGGCAATGAAGTGAATGATGATGTACTCTCTAAAGCATTCTCACGATTTCCTTCATTTAACATGGCAAGA GTTGTTAGAGATAAGCGAACTGGTAAAACCAAGGGCTATGGATTTGTTAGCTTCTCCAATCCTACCGACCTTGCTGGAGCACTTAAAGAAATGAATG GCAAGTACGTCGGAAATAGGCCGATAAAACTAAGAAAGAGCAATTGGAAGGAGAGGACAGACTATGAAGCCCTAGGAAGACACAAG AATCACACACAAAAGAAATCAAAGCTTCCAAAGAAGAGTATCTTGCACAAGTAA